The following are encoded in a window of Rosa chinensis cultivar Old Blush chromosome 4, RchiOBHm-V2, whole genome shotgun sequence genomic DNA:
- the LOC121052787 gene encoding zinc finger BED domain-containing protein RICESLEEPER 1-like, giving the protein MPQTVQTPGVEVEQSGSSRSDLEQSGPSSACNEMVVACNNPEVAPKPGNARSTAQSIAAVKRKRGKKGQQRSDVWDHFTKVDHPLIETVDGVEKVVGNTKRAQCKYCLTHLACNPYDNGTSSLRKRIETVCKGYPGRVKVESGQQVLTSDGKRGQGSLVSVNWSQDNYIEAATHMIVVDELPFRFIEKPGFNYFCSVVVPLFKVPCRKVIMKNFLRMYDAKKEELRRELKGWQMHKRVLAFCVVPNHQGIMIGKLLESCLLDWSIDKVLTVSVDNAFANKNAIDYLRKKMCSWEIKQIYGGKFMHVICLAHIVNLIVRSSLKLMERSVACIRNAVRYVRSSGSRLDEFEKCVEKEKVECNRIYILDVSTRWNSTFLMLDTTLELKKAFERLYDDDERFRNYFDEDEEIAEDEAEAASRRRVPTKRVGPPTETDWENAGIFVKFLKDFYDVTLTVSASLTPTAHKTFHDIVTIEAELEELSSLGIGPDPNEADIVLYDMAVQMKSKYDKYFASLDDMNQLFLVAVVLDPRYKLRNIGRVCEVWLNLPDDVIKKKIGGSEATCYRTL; this is encoded by the exons ATGCCCCAAACAGTCCAAACTCCTGGTGTCGAAGTCGAACAATCTGGGTCTAGCCGGTCTGATCTCGAGCAGTCTGGGCCATCCTCTGCTTGCAATGAAATGGTTGTTGCTTGCAACAACCCAGAAGTTGCCCCAAAACCCGGCAACGCTCGAAGCACTGCTCAAAGCATTGCTGCTGTGAAAAGAAAACGAGGAAAGAAAGGCCAGCAGAGGTCAGATGTCTGGGATCATTTCACAAAGGTGGATCATCCATTAATCGAGACTGTTGATGGAGTTGAGAAGGTGGTTGGCAATACCAAACGAGCTCAATGTAAGTATTGTCTGACGCATTTGGCATGCAATCCTTATGATAATGGTACTTCATCTCTTAGGAAACGCATAGAGACAGTCTGTAAAGGGTACCCGGGTAGAGTTAAGGTAGAATCTGGGCAACAAGTGTTAACCAGTGATGGGAAAAGAGGGCAGGGCAGTTTAGTTTCTGTGAATTGGAGTCAGGATAACTACATTGAAGCTGCTACTCATATGATTGTTGTCGATGAACTTCCATTTAGATTCATCGAAAAACCTGGGTTTAATTACTTTTGTAGTGTTGTTGTGCCTCTTTTTAAAGTCCCTTGTAGGAAAGTCATAATGAAAAACTTTCTTCGCATGTATGATGCCAAGAAGGAGGAGTTGAGGAGGGAATTGAA GGGATGGCAAATGCATAAGAGAGTGCTTGCATTTTGTGTGGTTCCAAATCACCAAGGTATAATGATTGGTAAACTGCTAGAGTCTTGTCTCCTTGATTGGTCAATCGATAAAGTTTTAACTGTTTCTGTTGACAATGCATTTGCGAACAAGAATGCCATTGATTATCTTAGGAAGAAAATGTGTAGTTGGGAGATTAAACAGATTTATGGAGGTAAGTTTATGCATGTGATATGTTTAGCTCACATTGTAAACCTTATTGTGAGGTCTAGTTTGAAGTTGATGGAGAGGTCAGTGGCTTGCATAAGGAATGCCGTAAGATATGTTAGGAGTTCAGGTTCTAGGCTTGATGAATTTGAAAAATGTGTGGAGAAGGAGAAAGTTGAGTGCAATAGGATTTACATTTTAGATGTTTCgacaaggtggaattccacattTCTTATGTTGGACACAACTTTGGAGTTGAAAAAAGCATTTGAGAGAttgtatgatgatgatgaaaggTTCCGAAATtattttgatgaagatgaagaaattgCTGAAGATGAGGCAGAGGCTGCAAGTAGGAGGAGAGTGCCTACGAAAAGAGTTGGGCCACCAACTGAAACAGATTGGGAAAATGCAGGCATTTTTGTGAAGTTTTTGAAGGACTTTTATGATGTGACCCTCACTGTGAGCGCTTCACTAACCCCTACTGCACACAAGACCTTCCATGATATTGTTACCATTGAAGCTGAGCTTGAAGAACTTAGCTCGCTTGGTATAGGGCCTGATCCAAATGAAGCTGACATAGTCTTGTATGACATGGCAGTCCAAATGAAGTCCAAGTATGACAAGTACTTTGCTTCTTTGGATGACATGAACCAACTTTTCCTAGTTGCTGTGGTCTTAGATCCTAGGTATAAGTTGAGAAACATTGGTAGAGTGTGTGAAGTGTGGCTGAATTTGCCTGATGATGTGATCAAGAAAAAAATCGGAGGAAGTGAAGCAACTTGTTATAGAACTTTGTGA